A single window of Fischerella sp. PCC 9605 DNA harbors:
- a CDS encoding exopolysaccharide biosynthesis protein — protein sequence MTARCIFRLDIAITRSPTFSSVVEINYTDCKLSYGAYLLHSKLRSDIAIAIRALSPSPLPNWERGAGRRGEGSTIFDCNLVSSHMPKGLSKELQTSKLLRNFLEQHSGERIYLKDFVNALGDRSFAPVLLICALPEALPLPVVA from the coding sequence ATGACAGCAAGATGTATCTTCCGTTTAGATATAGCCATCACGCGATCGCCCACTTTTTCTTCAGTTGTTGAAATTAATTATACCGATTGCAAACTAAGTTACGGAGCATATCTACTTCATAGCAAGTTACGTTCAGACATAGCAATAGCAATTCGTGCCCTCTCCCCTTCCCCTCTCCCAAATTGGGAGAGGGGTGCCGGCAGGCGGGGTGAGGGAAGTACTATTTTTGACTGCAACTTAGTATCATCCCATATGCCCAAAGGTTTATCGAAAGAATTACAAACATCCAAATTACTGCGGAATTTCTTAGAACAGCATTCTGGAGAGCGTATTTACCTCAAAGATTTTGTTAATGCTTTGGGCGATCGCTCTTTTGCTCCAGTCTTACTTATTTGTGCATTACCAGAAGCTTTACCACTGCCTGTAGTGGCGTGA
- a CDS encoding phospholipase D-like domain-containing protein: protein MELTNNSAIVRFKKRMAVEFRKQLTIGAPTNQNEAGLRRLSHQLKTKKLIIKLFLRHPLHAKLYLVHRNDPNTPTVGFLGSSNLTLPGLAKQGELNVDILDHDACNKLQKWFDDRWRDYGCVDISKELAEIIDESWAR from the coding sequence TTGGAGTTAACTAATAATAGTGCGATCGTGCGCTTTAAAAAACGGATGGCTGTCGAATTTCGCAAGCAGTTAACTATTGGTGCGCCTACGAATCAAAATGAAGCAGGGTTGCGGCGGTTAAGTCATCAGCTAAAAACGAAGAAACTAATTATTAAACTGTTTCTGCGTCACCCCCTCCACGCCAAGTTATATCTTGTGCATCGCAATGACCCCAATACTCCGACTGTGGGATTCTTAGGTAGTAGTAACTTGACTTTGCCGGGACTGGCGAAACAAGGGGAATTGAATGTTGATATTTTAGATCACGATGCTTGCAACAAACTGCAAAAATGGTTTGATGACCGTTGGAGAGATTACGGTTGTGTAGATATTTCCAAAGAACTAGCAGAAATTATTGATGAGAGTTGGGCAAGGTAA
- a CDS encoding ABC transporter permease, producing MKFWRETIAVTQRILIELLRRKRSLILWTIFPVSVLLINGFILSESLKLSTERGFEYAAPSTLVGAALFFSCLGGSVATVVSEREQQTLKRLFISPLSGTSYFLGIFLAHSCIGFGQTLLIYTIAAFWGATFKGSMFLGTIIIFMSIVAYVGLGFILGTQLARRTEDVNSLVAAFGVPLLILGGAFFPTTFLPESLLDIAKINPIYHMNEALVAVSFQGNNIKDITSHFQFLSGFAFTMFLGGWLSYRRMLIIERKL from the coding sequence ATGAAATTTTGGCGTGAAACGATTGCTGTCACTCAGCGTATTTTAATTGAATTATTACGGCGAAAACGCAGCCTGATTCTTTGGACTATTTTCCCTGTTTCTGTACTGTTGATCAACGGGTTTATTTTATCAGAGAGCCTGAAACTATCAACAGAGCGAGGTTTTGAATATGCTGCTCCTTCAACATTGGTGGGAGCAGCGCTGTTTTTTAGTTGTTTGGGTGGCAGTGTTGCCACTGTGGTATCAGAAAGAGAACAACAAACCCTCAAGCGCTTGTTTATTTCTCCTTTAAGTGGTACATCCTATTTTCTAGGAATTTTTTTAGCTCATAGCTGCATTGGCTTTGGGCAGACATTACTTATTTATACTATTGCTGCATTTTGGGGTGCGACATTTAAGGGTTCTATGTTTTTGGGCACAATCATTATTTTCATGAGCATTGTTGCTTACGTTGGTTTAGGGTTTATTTTAGGTACACAACTGGCTCGTCGTACTGAAGATGTTAACTCTCTAGTTGCTGCTTTTGGAGTCCCTTTGTTAATTTTAGGCGGAGCTTTTTTTCCTACTACTTTTTTACCTGAATCACTACTTGATATTGCCAAAATCAATCCTATTTATCACATGAATGAAGCACTTGTGGCAGTATCTTTCCAGGGGAACAACATAAAAGATATTACGTCTCATTTTCAGTTTTTATCAGGGTTCGCTTTCACAATGTTTCTGGGTGGTTGGTTATCTTATCGAAGAATGTTGATAATAGAAAGAAAACTTTAA
- a CDS encoding ABC transporter ATP-binding protein — MLHIENLNKSFGNRKVLQNLTLHVEPGEVYGLLGANGAGKTTTINIICNLLQGDSGIVKINHQPVSEATKKIIGIAPQENLLYKSLSCEENIKFFAKIYGLDRIKRRQRIKATLEAVNLLDRAKCPVETLSGGMQRRLNIAVALVHQPKLVILDEPTTGLDIEARYEIWELIKQLKNQGITILLTTHLLDEAERLCSRIGILKNGRILAEGSIEELRTCIPAKEIIVVQTQEEEKAIALAIEYGFTPRRYGNDLAFWLTEHLELKDIIARFDGIAIDSISRQPVRLEHIYLELTQKC; from the coding sequence ATGCTGCATATAGAAAATCTGAATAAGTCTTTTGGTAATAGAAAAGTTCTTCAGAATTTAACACTGCACGTTGAGCCTGGAGAAGTTTATGGTTTACTGGGTGCAAATGGGGCGGGAAAAACTACAACAATAAATATTATTTGTAACTTGTTACAAGGTGATAGCGGTATAGTAAAAATTAATCATCAACCAGTTTCAGAAGCAACAAAAAAAATAATTGGTATTGCACCACAGGAAAATTTGTTATATAAAAGTTTATCTTGTGAAGAAAATATCAAGTTTTTTGCCAAAATTTACGGTTTGGATCGGATAAAACGACGGCAGCGGATCAAAGCTACCCTAGAGGCTGTAAATTTATTAGATAGGGCTAAATGTCCAGTAGAAACACTGAGCGGTGGGATGCAACGGCGGTTGAATATAGCGGTTGCTTTGGTACATCAGCCGAAATTAGTGATTTTGGATGAACCGACTACAGGCTTGGACATTGAGGCACGATATGAAATTTGGGAGTTGATCAAACAACTGAAAAATCAGGGAATTACAATTTTACTAACTACTCACTTATTAGATGAAGCAGAGCGTTTGTGTAGCAGAATTGGTATTTTAAAAAATGGTCGAATTCTCGCTGAAGGTAGTATAGAAGAATTGCGTACTTGCATTCCGGCCAAAGAAATTATCGTGGTGCAGACTCAAGAAGAGGAAAAAGCGATCGCACTAGCTATTGAATATGGTTTTACACCTCGGCGTTATGGTAATGATTTGGCTTTTTGGTTAACGGAACACTTAGAATTAAAGGATATTATCGCACGCTTTGATGGCATTGCCATTGATTCAATTTCACGGCAACCTGTTAGGTTAGAGCATATTTATCTAGAGTTGACACAAAAATGTTAG